In Silene latifolia isolate original U9 population chromosome X, ASM4854445v1, whole genome shotgun sequence, the following proteins share a genomic window:
- the LOC141620244 gene encoding uncharacterized protein LOC141620244 — translation MVWKEHYFYICINFKTETVEVLDNTEYADWEQTQIHKVADLVAEHMSDYLAKKNVERADDIITFDVVNINFPWQKTEMNNTESGNFLMMHMIQYEGVMFEANLNQKVYRRYYWLEMTAALLLADINENRTPLIEKVKEFSDGKDEIWKTLKQQRKNNEKAKGKQKEEVPMAEVQTKENADVVVEETNKEDVPETAKEDCTKKPIINTELPILRQSHRKR, via the exons ATGGTATggaaagaacattatttctatatttgtataaatttcaaaaccgagaCAGTGGAAGTGCTGGACAACACAGAGTACGCGGACTGGGAGCAAACACAAATACACAAAGTTGCAGATTTGGTG GCGGAGCACATGAGTGACTACTTAGCAAAGAAGAACGTGGAAAGAGCAGATGATATAATAACGTTTGATGTTGTCAACATCAACTTCCCTTGGCAAAAGACAGAGATGAACAATACTGAGTCTGGAAACTTCTTAATGATGCACATGATTCAATATGAGGGTGTAATGTTTGAAGCCAACCTGAACCAAAAAGTGTATAGGCGATACTACTGGCTAGAAATGACAGCAGCATTGCTTTTAGCTGACATAAATGAGAACAGAACACCTTTGATCGAAAAAGTAAAAGAATTTTCAGATGGGAAGGATGAAATATGGAAGACATTGAAGCAACAGAGGAAGAACAACGAAAAGGCGAAAGGGAAGCAGAAAGAGGAAGTACCAATGGCAGAAGTTCAAACAAAAGAGAATGCTGATGTTGTTGTAGAGGAGACAAATAAAGAAGATGTTCCGGAAACAGCAAAGGAGGATTGTACTAAGAAACCGATTATTAACACAGAATTGCCAATTCTTCGGCAATCTCATAGGAAAAGGTAA
- the LOC141620242 gene encoding protein FAR1-RELATED SEQUENCE 5-like: protein MRAISYSLQGIMMVLLLILHNYHIIPIISFIQVFLLKISAYSIIIAMSDPTSNVTSSSCNDLHVSAITSKDSNDIVESSIASTVLIEPPDASSSTPHVEQHFVPSRVHQLLLDSTPGGSELWTRNVAPEFKPYIGQLFGTLEELLVFMMCMQKHVVLNLGSLLKKGFRDRKRKATVLDSGKEQATPRPFDIRNTKLTRIGCTAMIEFHYNEDGYVVFQFRECRNHRLCSLRNQQFQKKHRHLHLYHKQTIIDHSRVNQGPTRAFRNVKEYVDGYENVGAQLVDFKNFGRDIKCFIGDRDAQLFVNYFEDKRDTTEGFYFAYEVDSGKCLVRAFWCDAESRRNYALLVITSLTIQLTDEDSFTWVFQKFLDAMGQREPHCIITDQCAGKKLGLRAVFKHAKRRYCMWHIMQKLTDKKSGVSWSMSITLKVIPGCQPCLEKGENGSQLIFVMFLWVVYYEQLNVRESNNFFKRFENAHDFQVEASASICSLSVGGFTPPANGVELIGIADARTQKTYQVVYNSLTNDAECSCKLFNGKGIISRHIIRVYSENKYTLCPINTFLCGGPRMHIRSLFMVHMVS, encoded by the exons ATGCGTGCAATTTCATATTCACTTCAAGGAATAATGATG gTTTTGCTGCTCattcttcacaattatcatattattccaATTATTTCCTTTATTCAG GTTTTCCTGCTCAAAATCTCTGCGTATTCAATCATCATTGCGATGTCTg ATCCTACAAGTAATGTAACTTCTTCTTCCTGTAATGATCTTCATGTCTCTGCTATTACCTCTAAAGATAGTAATGATATTGTTGAATCTTCAATTGCTTCTACTGTTCTCATTGAACCACCTGATGCATCTAGTTCTACTCCACATGTTGAACAACATTTTGTTCCTTCTCGTGTGCATCAACTACTTTTGGACTCCACACCTGGTGGTAGTGAATTGTGGACAAGGAATGTTGCACCTGAGTTTAAACCTTATATTGGCCAGTTGTTTGGGACGTTGGAGGAGCTATTAGTTTTTATGATGTGTATGCAGAAGCATGTGGTTTTGAACCTAGGAAGTCTTCTCAAAAAAG GTTTTAGAGATCGTAAGAGGAAGGCTACTGTTTTAGATAGTGGAAAGGAGCAGGCAACTCCCAGGCCTTTTGATATCAGGAACACTAAATTAACTAGGATTGGTTGTACTGCTATGATTGAGTTTCACTATAATGAGGATGGTTATGTTGTTTTTCAGTTTCGTGAGTGCCGTAATCACCGTCTTTGTTCACTTAGAAATCAACAGTTTCAAAAAAAACACAGGCACCTCCATCTTTACCATAAACAGACAATTATTGATCATTCAAGGGTTAATCAAGGGCCAACAAGGGCATTTAGAAATGTCAAGGAATATGTAGATGGCTATGAGAATGTTGGAGCTCAACTGGTTGATTTTAAGAATTTTGGAAGGGATATCAAATGTTTCATAGGAGACCGGGATGCTCAACTGTTTGTTAACTATTTTGAGGATAAACGTGATACCACTGAAGGTTTTTACTTTGCTTATGAGGTGGATTCTGGTAAATGCTTGGTTCGTGCATTTTGGTGTGATGCAGAGTCTCGTAGAAACTATGCTTTGTTGGTGATTACATCACTTACGATCCAACTTACG GATGAAGATTCGTTCACGTGGGTCTTTCAAAAGTTCCTTGATGCTATGGGACAACGAGAGCCACACTGTATAATAACTGATCAGTGTGCTGGAAAAAAGCTGGGTTTGCGTGCTGTCTTCAAACATGCTAAGcgcagatattgcatgtggcatatcatgcaaaAGCTTACCGATAAG AAAAGTGGTGTCAGTTGGTCAATGAGCATAACCTTGAAGGTAATTCCTGGTTGTCAGCCATGTTTAGAAAAAGGAGAAAATGGATCCCAGCTTATTTTCGTGATGTTCCTATGGGTTGTCTATTATGAACAACTCAACGTTCGAGAGTCGAATAATTTTTTCAAGCGTTTTGAAAATGCACATG ATTTTCAAGTAGAAGCTTCTGCTTCTATTTGTTCCCTTAGTGTTGGTGGCTTCACACCACCTGCAAACGGTGTAGAATTAATTGGTATTGCTGATGCCAGAACGCAGAAGACCTACCAAGTCGTCTACAATTCTCTAACGAATGACGCTGAATGTTCTTGCAAGTTGTTCAACGGGAAGGGTATTATTTCTAGACACATTATCCGGGTTTACTCGGAAAACAAGTACACACTTTGCCCGATAAATACATTCTTATGCGGTGGACCAAGAATGCACATAAGATCCCTCTTTATGGTCCACATGGTGAGTTAA